A part of Solicola gregarius genomic DNA contains:
- a CDS encoding serine/threonine-protein kinase, translated as MGEVFAGRYEFVEPIAHGGMGTVWIVWDIRDRVHRAAKLLRQADAGSLIRFVREQSVRIDHDHLVTPRGWSAEDDRVLFTMDLVRGGSVHDLLGDYGALPAAWSATLFDQLLLALEAVHGAGLVHRDVKPANLLLEPTGAGRPHLRLGDFGVAVALNEPRLTQAATVLGTPGYRAPEQMAGADPHPTQDIWAAGIVLAEMLTGRRPPLDAAALPPTPPPGVDRTLWQLACVMAEPDPERRPPSAAEVRGVLATTGLVAAPDGAPDSADAEIEVLEQVEVPGAVASPDVRSTPTAEPSAAAGAPEDMPGWAAGRSTPEPAKSESPPPKARPEPSEPGAAPRSDPVRRPRSRAAVLGWIAIVIGIALVAAAGWLLIR; from the coding sequence ATGGGTGAGGTGTTCGCCGGTCGGTACGAGTTCGTCGAGCCGATCGCCCACGGTGGCATGGGCACCGTGTGGATCGTCTGGGATATCCGCGACCGTGTCCATCGCGCCGCGAAGCTGCTGCGGCAGGCCGATGCCGGATCGCTGATCCGGTTCGTACGCGAGCAGTCGGTACGCATCGACCACGACCATCTCGTGACCCCGCGCGGCTGGTCCGCGGAGGACGACCGGGTGCTGTTCACGATGGACCTCGTACGCGGTGGCTCCGTGCACGACCTGCTCGGCGACTACGGCGCGCTCCCTGCGGCGTGGTCTGCGACGTTGTTCGACCAGCTGTTGCTGGCGCTCGAGGCGGTGCACGGTGCGGGGCTCGTCCATCGCGACGTCAAACCGGCGAACCTGCTGCTCGAGCCCACCGGCGCCGGACGCCCGCATCTGCGGCTCGGTGACTTCGGCGTCGCCGTCGCGTTGAACGAGCCGCGGCTCACCCAGGCGGCGACCGTGCTGGGTACGCCGGGCTATCGGGCACCCGAGCAGATGGCGGGCGCCGACCCGCATCCGACGCAAGACATCTGGGCGGCGGGCATCGTGCTGGCCGAGATGCTGACGGGGCGTCGCCCGCCGCTCGATGCCGCGGCGTTGCCGCCCACCCCGCCGCCGGGCGTCGACCGGACGCTGTGGCAGCTGGCGTGTGTGATGGCCGAGCCGGATCCCGAGCGTCGGCCGCCATCGGCGGCAGAAGTACGTGGCGTACTCGCGACGACGGGCCTCGTTGCCGCGCCCGACGGCGCTCCGGACAGTGCCGATGCGGAGATCGAGGTGCTCGAACAGGTCGAGGTCCCCGGCGCGGTCGCATCGCCCGACGTACGCTCGACGCCGACGGCCGAGCCGAGCGCGGCGGCGGGCGCGCCCGAGGACATGCCGGGATGGGCGGCGGGCCGGAGCACCCCGGAGCCCGCGAAATCGGAGAGCCCGCCACCGAAGGCGCGGCCGGAACCGAGCGAACCCGGCGCCGCACCGCGCTCCGATCCCGTGCGCCGGCCGCGATCGCGGGCGGCGGTACTCGGCTGGATCGCGATCGTGATCGGCATTGCCCTGGTCGCGGCGGCCGGGTGGTTGCTGATCCGGTGA
- a CDS encoding helix-turn-helix domain-containing protein, which yields MTAANAESNRRAQAEMYGEPLGDLIGRCATVLGLTQAKVAKLLGISAPMLSQLINAHRIKIGNPAAVHRLQAMYAVAQRVVDGEVAVDDAVRELEADHGAEGVVTQTTTVTDAAVAVRAVFRTAGSADDFVAAADLLRASHPAIASLLETYGGARHG from the coding sequence ATGACCGCTGCGAACGCGGAGTCGAACCGCCGCGCCCAAGCCGAGATGTACGGGGAGCCTCTCGGCGACCTCATCGGCCGGTGCGCGACCGTACTCGGGCTCACCCAGGCCAAGGTCGCGAAGCTGCTGGGCATCTCGGCGCCGATGCTGTCGCAGTTGATCAACGCGCACCGGATCAAGATCGGCAATCCGGCCGCCGTGCATCGGCTGCAGGCGATGTACGCGGTCGCTCAGCGGGTCGTCGACGGTGAGGTCGCCGTCGACGACGCCGTTCGCGAGCTCGAGGCCGACCACGGCGCCGAGGGTGTCGTCACCCAGACGACGACCGTGACCGACGCCGCGGTCGCGGTGCGCGCCGTGTTCCGTACGGCCGGCTCCGCCGACGACTTCGTCGCGGCAGCCGACCTCCTGCGCGCCTCCCATCCGGCCATCGCCTCGCTGCTCGAGACGTACGGCGGGGCCCGGCATGGGTGA